A stretch of DNA from Triticum dicoccoides isolate Atlit2015 ecotype Zavitan chromosome 2A, WEW_v2.0, whole genome shotgun sequence:
TGCAGATATGCCACTATCCTTGCCTAATTGAGATGTATCAGATGATGTCGAGCCTCCCGCGCTCTCGTAATACAAGCCCATGTGGAGGAGTTGCTGGACATGTGTGTAATTATTATACTAGGGGGTGATCTGCAAATTGGCTAAAGCTCCTTAGATGTCTGGTAGATCTGAGATTAAATGGCGGAGATCGCTTTGGACCATAGGAGCATCTCATATTTACCCTCTGCCAGCATGATCCACTCCTTATATTTCCTATCCCATGGCTTAAATAGTGCACAAGTAAGGGCAATGCACATGATATGTTCTCCCTGCTTCATCCTACCATTTCGGATAGCCCTTGCATTGGACAGCGGTACCAGCACATCTGCATCCACAACTGGGCGCTGGAACTCCTCCGCTAGCTCCCAGATCAAGACCGCATCACAGTCCTCCCACCGCCGCATGATCCTGTCCATAACATCCCCAGCACCGCCCTGCTCCGTTTCGGCCACATTCGCTTCTCCCACTAGTGTTAAGGATGACGGCGCGACACCCCATGACGGAACATCAAATTGTGGTGATGCTATACATTCAACGGAACAGTACAACAATTCCCTTGTACAAGGATACACCTCCCAGATAGCTGCACCACAGGGAAAGTATCTAGTGCACCGGTGCTTGTGCTGCTACCGGTGCACCAGACAGttaaaaatgttcagaaaaatcTGGAAACAAATAGCACATTAACACAACATCGTGCTACCGGTGCACCAGATACTTTCCCCTGCACCACAGCCCAAGATTCTCTACCCACAACTCATTCAGAAATAATGCCACAGTCTTTACTCCTTCATTGTGTTGCATATTTCTTATCTTCTTTTTTTGCGCCGGCGGCACATGATACATTTATTTCGGTCTAAGAATTGATCGAACAAAAATAACACAAGAGCATTCTTCCTCAATTATTCCCTAATTAGCACATAGCACCTGTATTATCCCTATTTCTTACAAGCCTGGTCTAATCCGTTCATTGGCGCGGAATCACACTCTGATCGTCCCTGTCTGGGTCTAACCAATCTAAACTAAGCAAAATGTATGTTGCAAGATCAGTAATCTTGAACTCGGATATGTAGCCCATTGGGAGCTTCCACCCGGGGGAATTTCAATATGGTGTTCTTGCCTTCCTCCTCCCATCTGCAACATCAAGACCGAATGACAAATATTTGTTGTTAGTAAATAATAATGTTGGAGTTGTTCTCTTAGCAAGTGAGTGCGGAGTAACAAAAGGAACATACCTGTATCGAGTCACAAAATAGTGTAGGAAAGTTGCAATCTCAGCCGTGCCCAGCTCCTTCCCAGGGCACATCCGGCTGCCTCCCCCGAACAACATGAAGTGTGGGTGTGATTCCATGTTCTTCTCCTGTATGTTTTTAGTAGGTAGCACAAGATTAGAACTTCCTCTGTTGTGGTGGTATGTTTGAGTAGGTAGTAAAGATCATAATTGTCCACTCTTTTGCTTACCAGCCATCTCCATGGGTTGAAGGTCATCGGGTCAGAGTACATGAACGAATCGTAGTTTATTTCCCTTGTGTAAACATAGATTCTCCAGCCTTTTGGAATGACAAACCCTAAAAAAAATTGGTGAATCATGCGTAAATGACACCCTTGTTGCATTAGAACATACTTAATATTTACATAGAAAATGCAGAAATGGCAGGATAATTTGCAAGCATAACTCACCATTCATTTCTACATTCTGAGTAGTTTTTCTCAGTAGCCCATTCACGACTGTGGCTAATCTTAGCGTCTCAAAGATGACCTGCAAGGTAGAAGTATCCATGGGTACATCATGATCATACTAATAGTAAGTTTGTGCTCTCACTTCATTATTGTGTGTGTTTGATCTCCTACATACAGCTCGAGTGAAGGCCATGGACTTGAAATCCTCGTAGTTGATAGCCTCCTCCGGCGATTTTCCCTTCCTAATATCAAGATGCTCTCTCTACATTCATAAGTGAAAAGACAATCACTAAACTCTAGAAACACATGATCTTTTCTTTGAAAACAAAATTGTTTTTTGCTTGCAAAAACAATATTGATTTTCAGAGTATGTGTTCATACCCTTAGTTCTTGGAGAGCCCGTGGGTGGTCGGACAGGTACTTGACAGCCATCATTGAGGTCGTCGACATGGTCTCATACCCGTCGTAAATAATGGTCATGATCAAGTCAATGATCTGCTCATCACTGAGCTTTTCCCTGGTCCCGTCATCGCCACTTGTCAATAGAGCCTCCAACATGTCACCGTGAGCTTGAATAGTGGACCTCCGCTCCGTGATTATCTTCTGTAGCATGGACACGAGCTTCTTCCTCGCCTGCAAGCCCTGGTAGTACCTGGTCCCTGGAAGGTTGATGGGCAAGGAGATGGTGCCGAGCACAAGGGTGCAGAACTCTGTATTGAGGGCATCAGAGAGCGGGCCAGCGGTGATGCCGGCGATTTGCCTGAGCATAGATAGCAAGGTCACCTAAAAGGGAAAGTCAGTCAGCAACGATATGAGCACATAAGATTCTGTGATATATCATTGGCATGCC
This window harbors:
- the LOC119358575 gene encoding cytochrome P450 85A1-like, encoding MSLLLALIGVVVGVVVASNLLLRWNELRYGRRRNGCLPPPGTMGWPLFGETTEFLNQGMSFMKERRLRYGRIFRTHVLGCPTVVCMDPDLNRRMLLQGESSGLVPGYPQSMQDILGRNNIGALHGSMHRFIRGAMLGLVHPAAIRASLLPKIDAFMRSHLDGWSGSVVDIQAKTKEVTLLSMLRQIAGITAGPLSDALNTEFCTLVLGTISLPINLPGTRYYQGLQARKKLVSMLQKIITERRSTIQAHGDMLEALLTSGDDGTREKLSDEQIIDLIMTIIYDGYETMSTTSMMAVKYLSDHPRALQELRREHLDIRKGKSPEEAINYEDFKSMAFTRAVIFETLRLATVVNGLLRKTTQNVEMNGFVIPKGWRIYVYTREINYDSFMYSDPMTFNPWRWLEKNMESHPHFMLFGGGSRMCPGKELGTAEIATFLHYFVTRYRWEEEGKNTILKFPRVEAPNGLHIRVQDY